One window of the Rhizorhabdus dicambivorans genome contains the following:
- a CDS encoding ImmA/IrrE family metallo-endopeptidase codes for MDDGGELDDEEITSIADELAVPMHAFFTERELPLFPSVDFRAASPKLAEFEKGTLQAIGYVEKLSSTLSALDLDVGLDETVEQIKPKVYSDEEAINLAAKWRARWGITDDQQLEWQDANKLYVSLRSFIESLGVLVLHRPFKTDEAAGLYVHIDDGPHTIVINTTNSSKARKLFTLAHEFGHVLLRKEGASNPSIIRNRVERFCNRFAACLLAPKRLIKAALTRFRYTPIPDDDFIRLFAKKLGISQEATYVRLVQTDFLARDDYKAWKAKFGNRNFVPSGDQGEKSSGGTPDPLRDKRTQYGTRLLGLLKRARVTEQLDEIDIYRLSGLKPIYQDQLFGAA; via the coding sequence GTGGACGACGGCGGCGAGTTAGACGACGAGGAAATTACATCCATTGCGGATGAATTGGCCGTGCCGATGCACGCGTTTTTCACCGAGCGCGAACTGCCGCTGTTCCCCTCCGTTGACTTCCGAGCCGCCAGCCCCAAACTCGCCGAGTTCGAGAAGGGTACGCTCCAAGCCATTGGCTATGTTGAGAAGCTGTCCAGCACCCTGTCTGCGCTTGACCTTGACGTTGGGCTTGATGAAACTGTCGAGCAGATAAAGCCTAAAGTCTACTCGGATGAAGAAGCGATCAACCTCGCTGCGAAGTGGCGTGCTCGTTGGGGCATTACAGATGACCAGCAATTAGAGTGGCAGGACGCCAACAAGCTGTACGTCAGCCTGCGCTCGTTCATCGAGAGTCTTGGCGTCCTTGTTCTCCACCGTCCCTTCAAAACCGACGAAGCGGCTGGCCTGTACGTCCACATTGATGATGGCCCTCACACAATCGTCATCAACACGACAAACAGCAGCAAGGCTCGCAAGCTATTCACGCTTGCTCACGAGTTTGGGCACGTCCTCCTCCGCAAGGAAGGCGCATCCAACCCCTCTATCATCCGAAATCGGGTTGAGCGTTTCTGTAACCGCTTTGCTGCCTGCTTACTCGCGCCCAAACGCCTAATCAAAGCGGCACTTACCCGCTTTCGATACACGCCTATCCCTGATGATGATTTCATCCGATTGTTTGCGAAGAAGTTGGGGATCAGTCAGGAGGCGACCTACGTCCGCTTGGTTCAAACTGACTTCTTGGCTCGCGACGACTACAAGGCGTGGAAAGCCAAGTTCGGCAACCGTAACTTCGTACCTTCTGGCGATCAGGGCGAGAAGAGTAGCGGAGGAACACCTGACCCTTTGCGTGACAAGCGCACGCAGTATGGCACGCGGCTTTTGGGTTTGCTCAAGCGCGCACGGGTTACAGAACAGCTGGATGAGATCGACATTTATCGCCTGAGCGGGCTTAAGCCTATCTATCAAGATCAGCTTTTTGGGGCTGCCTAG
- a CDS encoding LysR family transcriptional regulator, translating to MMRHSLLELEAVLAIVRCGSFRAAALDLGMSTTAISNAVGKLERELAVRLFNRTTRSVSLTYAGRIFVAQIRPALEDIQKAMNTARSQQEMPSGTLRINAFTTAAREIMAPLVLAYLQRYPQVHIDLVTEGRLVDVVAAGFDLGVRSADLVPSDAIALPLGQTRRMAVAASPGFFESRAIPQVPQELLAHPCVRVRLPNGALFRWRFEKGGEELQLDVEGPITLDEASLARIAVTNGVGIGYFMETDVREDIAAGRLVRILEDWTPPLAPLCLYYSNRRNSSAAFRTFIALARDFAAGRLAPP from the coding sequence ATGATGCGCCATTCACTGCTTGAGCTGGAGGCGGTTCTCGCCATCGTTCGATGCGGCTCGTTCCGGGCGGCGGCGCTCGATCTCGGCATGTCGACCACGGCCATCAGCAACGCGGTGGGCAAGCTGGAGCGGGAGCTTGCCGTGCGCCTGTTCAACCGCACCACGCGCAGCGTCTCGCTCACCTATGCGGGGCGGATCTTCGTGGCACAGATCAGGCCGGCGCTGGAGGACATCCAGAAAGCGATGAACACCGCGCGCTCCCAGCAGGAGATGCCGTCCGGCACCTTGCGCATCAATGCCTTCACGACGGCAGCGCGCGAGATCATGGCGCCGCTCGTCCTGGCCTATCTGCAGCGCTATCCGCAGGTTCATATCGATCTCGTCACCGAGGGGCGGCTGGTGGACGTCGTCGCGGCGGGCTTCGATCTCGGGGTGCGCAGCGCGGATCTGGTGCCCAGCGACGCGATCGCCCTGCCGCTGGGCCAGACGCGGCGCATGGCGGTCGCCGCATCCCCCGGTTTTTTCGAAAGCCGGGCCATCCCGCAGGTGCCCCAGGAGCTGCTCGCCCATCCCTGCGTCCGCGTGAGGCTTCCCAATGGCGCATTGTTCCGATGGCGGTTCGAGAAGGGCGGCGAGGAACTGCAGCTCGATGTGGAGGGGCCGATCACCCTTGACGAGGCGTCCCTGGCGCGGATCGCGGTGACCAACGGCGTCGGTATCGGCTATTTCATGGAAACCGATGTCCGAGAGGACATCGCGGCGGGCCGGCTCGTCCGCATTCTCGAAGACTGGACGCCGCCGCTCGCGCCGCTGTGCCTCTATTATTCCAACCGGCGCAATTCCTCCGCCGCCTTCCGCACCTTCATCGCGCTCGCGCGCGACTTCGCCGCCGGACGGCTCGCACCGCCTTGA
- a CDS encoding Cif family virulence factor: MSIDLPKPIADFVEANARLDIDGMLKPFLGDAVFIDNGKRFEGQAAIRHLFEEEVIPVRAIFTPDAAREDDGDLVVEGPAHGAFPGSPLRFTYRFTLEHGAIRTLEVTI; the protein is encoded by the coding sequence ATGTCAATCGACCTACCCAAGCCGATCGCCGACTTTGTCGAGGCGAACGCCCGCCTCGACATCGACGGCATGTTGAAGCCCTTTCTGGGCGACGCCGTCTTCATCGACAATGGCAAGCGTTTCGAGGGGCAGGCGGCGATCCGCCATCTGTTCGAGGAGGAAGTGATCCCGGTAAGGGCGATCTTCACGCCCGATGCCGCGCGAGAAGACGATGGCGATCTCGTGGTCGAAGGTCCCGCCCATGGCGCCTTTCCGGGCAGTCCGCTCCGTTTCACCTATCGCTTCACGCTGGAGCACGGCGCGATCAGGACGCTGGAGGTAACGATATGA
- a CDS encoding SDR family oxidoreductase, producing MSIKADPIEFAGKRVLVSGGTKGLGRATVERFLAGGARVVTAARAIRDAIEGVEYVEADLTTAEGGEALARAALERLGRIDILAHVIGGSASPAGGFAALTDDHWLAELNLNLLATVRLDRLLIPQMLERGEGIVVHVTSIQSVLPLPESTTGYAAAKAALRTYSKSISKELGPKGIRVNSVSPGWIMTGAAGDFLEMLRAANGGTIEDARQSVLDALGGISIGRGAEPEEVADLIAYLASDRAGAIHGAEFVIDGGTIRTV from the coding sequence ATGAGCATCAAGGCAGATCCGATCGAGTTCGCCGGCAAGCGCGTGCTGGTCAGCGGCGGCACCAAGGGGCTGGGCCGCGCCACGGTCGAGCGCTTCCTCGCCGGTGGAGCGCGTGTCGTAACGGCGGCCCGCGCGATCAGGGATGCGATCGAGGGCGTCGAATATGTCGAGGCGGACCTGACGACCGCGGAGGGCGGCGAAGCGCTGGCCAGGGCGGCGCTCGAGCGGCTGGGCCGCATCGACATCCTTGCCCATGTCATCGGTGGCTCGGCGTCGCCGGCGGGTGGCTTCGCCGCGCTGACGGACGACCACTGGCTCGCCGAGCTGAACCTCAACCTGCTGGCCACCGTCCGGCTCGATCGCCTGTTGATACCGCAGATGCTCGAGCGGGGCGAAGGCATCGTGGTGCACGTCACCTCCATCCAGTCCGTCCTGCCGCTGCCCGAATCCACGACCGGCTATGCCGCCGCGAAGGCCGCGCTGAGAACCTACAGCAAGTCGATTTCGAAAGAACTCGGCCCCAAGGGGATACGGGTCAATTCGGTCTCGCCCGGCTGGATCATGACGGGGGCCGCCGGAGACTTTCTCGAAATGCTCCGGGCAGCCAATGGCGGCACGATCGAGGACGCGCGCCAGTCCGTGCTCGATGCCCTGGGCGGGATATCGATCGGGCGCGGAGCCGAGCCTGAAGAGGTGGCCGACCTTATCGCCTATCTCGCCTCCGACCGGGCCGGCGCGATCCACGGCGCCGAGTTCGTCATCGACGGCGGGACCATCCGAACCGTCTGA
- a CDS encoding glutathione peroxidase has product MTTAYDFTARAIDGTEVPLDSYRGKVLLIVNTASKCGFTPQYEGLEMLHEQLGDKGLVILGFPCNQFGQQEPGDEAEIDRFCRLTYDVRFPMFAKIDVNGPNAHPLYGWLKSNAKGILGTEGIKWNFTKFLIDRTGRIFSRYAPTTKPEAIRGEIEELLEAA; this is encoded by the coding sequence ATCACCACCGCCTATGACTTCACCGCACGCGCGATCGACGGCACCGAAGTCCCGCTCGACAGCTATCGCGGCAAGGTGCTGCTGATCGTCAACACCGCCAGCAAATGCGGCTTCACCCCGCAATATGAAGGGCTGGAGATGCTGCACGAGCAGCTGGGCGACAAGGGCCTCGTCATCCTCGGCTTCCCCTGCAACCAGTTCGGCCAGCAGGAACCCGGCGACGAGGCCGAGATCGACCGGTTCTGCCGCCTCACCTACGACGTCCGGTTCCCGATGTTCGCGAAGATCGACGTCAACGGTCCCAACGCCCACCCGCTCTACGGCTGGCTGAAGAGCAACGCCAAGGGCATCCTCGGCACCGAGGGCATCAAGTGGAACTTCACCAAATTCCTGATCGACCGCACCGGCCGCATCTTCTCCCGCTACGCCCCGACGACGAAGCCGGAGGCGATACGCGGCGAGATCGAGGAACTGCTGGAAGCGGCATAG
- a CDS encoding MarR family winged helix-turn-helix transcriptional regulator — MAVQNSPDTFRAASPLFLREPEIRRGVELLYFGYSHMLRGIDEGLAKQGLGRAHHRSLYFIARNPDITVSELLRILAITKQSLGRVLNELTERGLIETRMGREDRRQRLLRVTESGAELEASIFEALREAMSAAYAQAGQNAVTGFWAVLEGLVPPDEKPRMPHARKPG, encoded by the coding sequence ATGGCTGTCCAAAATTCTCCCGATACCTTCCGCGCCGCGTCCCCGCTGTTCCTGCGTGAGCCGGAGATACGGCGCGGCGTCGAACTGCTCTATTTCGGCTATAGCCACATGCTGCGCGGCATCGACGAGGGGCTGGCGAAACAGGGCCTCGGCCGCGCCCATCATCGCTCGCTCTACTTCATCGCCCGCAACCCGGATATCACGGTGAGCGAGCTGCTGCGCATCCTGGCCATCACCAAGCAGTCGCTGGGCCGCGTGCTCAACGAGCTGACCGAACGCGGCCTGATCGAAACCCGCATGGGCCGCGAGGACCGCCGCCAGCGCCTGCTCCGCGTCACCGAATCCGGCGCCGAACTGGAAGCCTCGATCTTCGAGGCGCTGCGCGAGGCGATGTCGGCCGCCTATGCCCAGGCCGGCCAGAACGCCGTCACCGGCTTCTGGGCGGTGCTGGAGGGCCTCGTCCCCCCCGACGAGAAACCCCGCATGCCCCATGCACGGAAGCCGGGCTGA
- a CDS encoding branched-chain amino acid aminotransferase, producing the protein MAEEPTYDDRDGFIWLDGKLVPWREANVHVLTHALHYASSVFEGVRAYDGHIFEADWHSRRLRESAAMLGFDLPWSIEQITAACYETLKANDLKDAYVRPVAWRGSEQMGVSAQKTKPHMAIACWYWGTYLDPGAGGLKLDIAPWRRPAPFTAPVQAKAAGLYMIATMSKHHAEARGFQDALMFDYRGQVAEATGANAFFIKDGVIHTPTPDCFLNGITRQTVIKLARRRGIEVIERAIWPEELEGFEQFFLTGSAAEIVPVGSAGPWSFQVGEMTRQIQKDYSDLVRGKLTL; encoded by the coding sequence ATGGCTGAGGAACCTACCTACGACGATCGCGACGGCTTCATCTGGCTCGACGGCAAGCTCGTGCCGTGGCGCGAGGCGAACGTCCATGTCCTCACCCATGCGCTGCACTATGCTTCTTCGGTGTTCGAGGGCGTGCGCGCCTATGACGGCCATATCTTCGAGGCCGACTGGCACAGCCGCCGCCTGCGCGAGAGCGCGGCGATGCTGGGCTTCGACCTGCCCTGGTCGATCGAGCAGATCACGGCCGCCTGCTACGAGACGCTGAAGGCGAACGACCTGAAGGACGCCTATGTGCGCCCGGTGGCGTGGCGCGGTTCGGAGCAGATGGGCGTTTCCGCGCAGAAGACCAAGCCGCACATGGCGATCGCCTGCTGGTATTGGGGCACCTATCTCGACCCCGGCGCGGGCGGGCTGAAGCTGGACATCGCGCCGTGGCGCCGCCCCGCGCCGTTCACCGCGCCGGTGCAGGCCAAGGCGGCCGGCCTCTACATGATCGCGACCATGTCCAAGCATCATGCCGAGGCCCGTGGCTTCCAGGACGCGCTGATGTTCGATTATCGCGGCCAGGTGGCCGAGGCGACCGGCGCCAACGCCTTCTTCATCAAGGACGGGGTGATCCATACCCCGACCCCCGACTGCTTCCTGAACGGCATCACCCGCCAGACCGTGATCAAGCTGGCGCGCAGGCGCGGCATCGAGGTGATCGAGCGGGCGATCTGGCCCGAGGAGCTGGAGGGCTTCGAGCAGTTCTTCCTGACCGGCTCCGCCGCCGAGATCGTGCCGGTGGGTTCGGCCGGGCCCTGGAGCTTCCAGGTGGGCGAGATGACCCGCCAGATCCAGAAGGACTATTCGGATCTGGTGCGCGGCAAGCTGACCCTCTGA
- the rarD gene encoding EamA family transporter RarD has product MSATSRQATRLGIAMGLGAYTLWGLLPLLIRLQRPLTAAGILAHRIVWSLLVLIALAFVLKRWPAVRAALARPRLALALCASTLVVGGNWLLYVHAVNSGQVMEASLGYYINPLVNVLLGVVVLRERLGRPEIVAVLLAAAGVTALAVHQGAIPYIPLGLAFSFGLYGLIRKLIGMGPVEGLLIETGLMAPVALLWLATQPILPPGVAGPPLWLLMLAGAVTIAPLLLFAGAANRIRYSELGLLQYIGPTIQMLLAVFLFGERLLPIHLITFGLIWSGLALYVAATWHRGRVTPTMPE; this is encoded by the coding sequence ATGTCCGCCACCTCCCGCCAAGCCACCCGCCTCGGTATCGCAATGGGGCTCGGCGCCTATACCTTGTGGGGGCTGCTGCCGCTGCTGATCCGGCTGCAGCGCCCGCTCACGGCGGCGGGCATATTGGCGCACCGGATCGTCTGGTCGCTGCTCGTGCTGATCGCGCTGGCCTTCGTGCTGAAGCGCTGGCCCGCCGTCCGCGCCGCGCTCGCCCGTCCGCGCCTCGCACTCGCGCTCTGCGCCTCGACGCTCGTGGTCGGCGGCAACTGGCTGCTCTACGTCCATGCGGTCAACAGCGGCCAGGTGATGGAGGCCAGCCTCGGCTACTATATCAACCCGCTGGTCAACGTGCTGCTCGGCGTGGTCGTCCTGCGCGAACGGCTCGGCCGGCCGGAAATCGTCGCGGTGCTGCTCGCCGCCGCCGGCGTCACCGCGCTCGCCGTCCATCAGGGCGCCATCCCCTATATCCCGCTCGGCCTGGCGTTCAGCTTCGGCCTCTATGGGCTGATCCGCAAGCTGATCGGCATGGGCCCGGTGGAGGGACTGCTGATCGAGACCGGGCTGATGGCGCCCGTCGCGCTGCTCTGGCTGGCGACGCAGCCGATCCTGCCGCCGGGGGTGGCGGGGCCGCCGCTGTGGCTGCTGATGCTGGCCGGCGCGGTCACCATCGCCCCGCTGCTGCTGTTCGCGGGCGCCGCGAACCGCATCCGCTATTCGGAGCTGGGCCTGCTCCAATATATCGGCCCCACCATCCAGATGCTGCTGGCGGTCTTCCTGTTTGGGGAACGGCTGCTGCCGATCCACCTCATCACCTTCGGCCTGATCTGGAGCGGCCTGGCGCTCTATGTCGCCGCCACCTGGCATCGCGGCCGGGTAACGCCGACGATGCCGGAGTAG
- a CDS encoding sulfite exporter TauE/SafE family protein gives MFTFSLPELTFEHLQALAPFIGVGFVAQLVDGALGMAFGVITNTMLVSIIGVAPARASASVHLVETFTTAASGISHIFHRNVDWKLFARLVLPGMVGGILGAYLLSNIDGSVARPFVMAYLIGIGFYLLWRAWRMDHGAEHKPARVIAPLGLVGGFLDAAGGGGWGPVVTSNLLVQGTEPRKTIGTVNTAEFFLTFTISLTFVFTLGIEAFTIAAVGLIIGGLLAAPLGALLVRRIPAKRLLTMVGIVLVATSLFSLWKALS, from the coding sequence ATGTTTACCTTCTCGCTCCCGGAACTGACCTTCGAACATCTCCAGGCGCTGGCGCCCTTCATCGGGGTGGGCTTCGTGGCCCAGCTGGTCGATGGTGCGCTGGGCATGGCGTTCGGCGTCATCACCAACACGATGCTGGTCAGCATCATCGGCGTCGCCCCGGCGCGCGCCTCGGCCAGCGTCCATCTGGTGGAGACCTTCACCACCGCGGCCTCGGGGATCAGCCACATCTTCCACCGCAATGTCGACTGGAAGCTGTTCGCCCGGCTCGTCCTGCCCGGAATGGTGGGCGGCATCCTCGGCGCCTATCTGCTGTCGAACATCGACGGCTCGGTCGCGCGGCCGTTCGTGATGGCCTATCTGATCGGCATCGGCTTCTACCTGCTGTGGCGCGCCTGGCGGATGGATCATGGCGCCGAACACAAGCCCGCCCGCGTGATCGCGCCGCTCGGCCTGGTCGGCGGCTTCCTCGATGCGGCGGGCGGCGGCGGCTGGGGGCCGGTGGTCACGTCCAACCTGCTCGTCCAGGGCACCGAGCCGCGCAAGACGATCGGCACGGTCAACACCGCCGAATTCTTCCTCACCTTCACCATCTCGCTCACCTTCGTCTTCACCCTGGGGATCGAGGCGTTCACGATTGCGGCGGTGGGGCTGATCATCGGCGGCCTACTCGCCGCCCCGCTCGGCGCGCTGCTGGTGCGCCGCATCCCGGCGAAGCGGCTGCTGACGATGGTCGGCATCGTCCTGGTGGCCACCAGCCTGTTCAGCCTGTGGAAGGCGCTGTCCTGA
- a CDS encoding TonB-dependent receptor: MRHFLLAGAAIAALATPAFAQDAQPAADTAAQGFEADSVRATGEIIVTARRRQETAQEVPLAISVVGANQIESTGNFNILKLQQLAPTLQVYSSNPRNTSVNIRGLGVPFGLTSDGFEQGVGIYVDDVYNSRVAAAVFDFLDVNQVEVLRGPQGTLYGKNTTAGAINITTNQPTFDFEGRAEVTAGNLNFKQAKVAVSGPLSDKVAARIAAGVTSRRGTLYNVNSQQYVNEQDNLGVRGTLLFKPSDDLSITLSGDYSKQDPEGYTTVFVRVGRTQRPLNRQYDALVAAANANGRNYAVPSRNPYDRLSDTDANLNAGNKIGGTSLKVNWDVGLGKFTSITAWRFWDWKPENDRDFTGLSIVSKSQNPSQQDQYSQEFRYNYEGDRIDFVVGLFGFKQRIDTQGTEQQGIDASRWSLSGTQAGNPAILNGLTATNTQYLKSTSAALFGQAAWKVTDQLTIQPGVRLNYDKKSGFYQRVVTNGAGAVINCTPAPAAGTDLAAQCGVYQPQLTRPSASKWNFSYDVNVNYKFARGILGYATYAKSFKTLGINQNGLPLTAANVPDLSASTVKPESVHHFELGLKTQFWDRRATFNISAFRTSIKNFQATVNGGQFGTVRGYLANADKVRSQGIETDFRINPSDRFLAYVSGAYTDAKYKKFTNAPCPPELSGGTLQAASATPDYSQPGVPGALSPRQCDISGQRLPGVSRWSASFGAEANLPVTLLDNEGQAYFGGDGNYRSHWNSNASPSAYTEIRGYVLTNFRAGFRTERFDVFGWVRNAFDKKYIDLLQVAPGNVGLIAGNPGDQRTWGATVKAKF; this comes from the coding sequence ATGCGACATTTCCTTCTGGCCGGCGCGGCGATCGCCGCCCTTGCTACACCGGCTTTCGCGCAGGACGCGCAGCCGGCGGCAGACACCGCCGCCCAGGGCTTCGAAGCGGATTCGGTGCGCGCCACCGGCGAGATCATCGTCACCGCGCGCCGCCGTCAGGAAACCGCGCAGGAAGTGCCGCTCGCCATCTCGGTGGTCGGCGCCAACCAGATCGAGAGCACCGGCAACTTCAACATCCTGAAGCTCCAGCAGCTCGCCCCGACGCTGCAGGTCTATTCGTCGAACCCGCGCAACACCTCGGTCAACATCCGTGGCCTGGGCGTTCCGTTCGGCCTGACCAGCGACGGCTTTGAGCAGGGCGTCGGCATCTATGTGGATGATGTCTATAATTCGCGCGTCGCCGCCGCCGTGTTCGACTTTCTCGACGTCAACCAGGTCGAGGTGCTGCGCGGCCCGCAGGGCACGCTCTACGGCAAGAACACCACCGCCGGCGCCATCAACATCACCACCAACCAGCCGACCTTCGATTTCGAGGGCCGGGCGGAAGTGACCGCCGGCAACCTCAATTTCAAGCAGGCCAAGGTCGCGGTGTCGGGCCCGCTTTCGGACAAGGTCGCCGCGCGCATCGCCGCCGGCGTCACCTCGCGCCGCGGCACCCTCTACAATGTCAACAGCCAGCAATATGTGAACGAGCAGGACAATCTGGGCGTGCGCGGCACCCTGCTGTTCAAGCCCAGTGACGATCTCAGCATCACCCTGTCGGGTGACTACAGCAAGCAGGATCCCGAAGGCTACACCACCGTCTTCGTCCGCGTCGGCCGCACCCAGCGCCCGCTGAACCGCCAGTATGACGCGCTTGTCGCCGCCGCCAACGCCAATGGCCGCAACTATGCGGTGCCCAGCCGCAACCCCTATGACCGCCTTTCGGACACCGACGCGAACCTCAACGCCGGCAACAAGATCGGCGGCACCTCGCTGAAGGTGAACTGGGACGTCGGTCTGGGCAAGTTCACCTCGATCACCGCCTGGCGCTTCTGGGACTGGAAGCCAGAGAACGACCGCGACTTCACCGGCCTCTCGATCGTCTCCAAGTCGCAGAACCCCTCGCAGCAGGATCAGTACAGCCAGGAGTTCCGCTATAATTACGAAGGCGACCGGATCGATTTCGTCGTCGGCCTGTTCGGCTTCAAGCAGCGCATCGACACCCAGGGCACCGAGCAGCAGGGCATCGACGCCAGCCGCTGGAGCCTGAGCGGAACCCAGGCGGGCAACCCCGCGATCCTCAACGGGCTGACCGCCACCAACACCCAATATCTGAAGAGCACCAGCGCGGCGCTGTTCGGCCAGGCCGCCTGGAAGGTGACCGACCAGCTGACCATCCAGCCCGGCGTGCGCCTGAACTACGACAAGAAGAGCGGCTTCTACCAGCGCGTCGTCACCAACGGCGCGGGCGCGGTGATCAACTGCACCCCGGCGCCGGCCGCCGGCACCGATCTGGCGGCGCAGTGCGGCGTCTATCAGCCGCAGCTTACCCGCCCGTCGGCCAGCAAGTGGAACTTCAGCTACGACGTGAACGTGAACTACAAGTTCGCGCGGGGCATCCTCGGCTATGCCACCTATGCCAAGAGCTTCAAGACCCTCGGCATCAACCAGAACGGCCTGCCGCTGACCGCCGCGAACGTGCCCGATCTGTCGGCGAGCACGGTGAAGCCGGAATCGGTCCACCATTTCGAGCTGGGCCTCAAGACCCAGTTCTGGGATCGCCGGGCGACCTTCAACATCAGCGCCTTCCGCACCAGCATCAAGAACTTCCAGGCGACCGTGAACGGTGGGCAGTTCGGCACGGTGCGCGGCTATCTCGCCAATGCCGACAAGGTCCGCTCGCAGGGCATCGAGACCGATTTCCGGATCAACCCCAGCGATCGCTTCCTCGCCTATGTCAGCGGCGCCTATACCGACGCCAAGTACAAGAAGTTCACCAACGCGCCCTGCCCGCCCGAGCTTTCGGGTGGCACGCTCCAGGCCGCCAGCGCCACACCGGATTATTCGCAGCCGGGCGTCCCCGGCGCGCTCAGCCCGCGCCAGTGCGACATCTCGGGTCAGCGCCTGCCGGGTGTCTCGCGCTGGTCAGCCTCCTTCGGGGCCGAGGCCAACCTGCCGGTCACGCTGCTGGACAATGAAGGCCAGGCCTATTTCGGCGGCGACGGCAACTACCGCTCGCACTGGAACTCGAACGCCTCGCCGTCGGCCTATACCGAGATCCGGGGCTATGTGCTGACCAACTTCCGCGCCGGCTTCCGCACCGAGCGGTTCGACGTGTTCGGCTGGGTCCGCAACGCCTTCGACAAGAAATATATCGATCTGCTGCAGGTCGCCCCCGGCAATGTCGGCCTGATCGCCGGCAACCCCGGCGATCAGCGGACCTGGGGCGCCACCGTCAAGGCGAAGTTCTGA
- a CDS encoding alginate export family protein: protein MTGSGGGRGRRIAAKAVRMGAAAWLMTGLPLSALMAQERGGLLRDALDLPADIMLSGSIRARYEALDGQARAGFGAKDDLVSVRTTLFGEYRGDGFRVGGELYDSRAYGADAGSAIGTGEVNILELVQAYVVAQGVALPPLGGTADIQLGRFMLNLGSRRLIAADDYRNTTNGYSGARIDFRGRGGIAATAILVLPQQRRPDDIASIRDNRRAFDRENFNVKLWGGLIARPGLFGRTMGELSYFGLAERDQAGRPTRNRHLHTAGGRLIREPATGSFDYEVEGFYQFGHVRASLAAAAARLDVSAWFIHADAGYSFPGPLKARLSIEYDRASGDGRGPGFGRFDTLFGMRRADLAPAGIYAQIGRANISTPGIRLEVAPTKRLDAFVAWRAMWLAERTDAFSTSGVRDPSGRSGSFAGQQLEGRLRWWVLPARLRAEANAAWIAKGRFLRRAPNAPRTGDTHYLSLALTASF, encoded by the coding sequence ATGACGGGGTCGGGCGGCGGACGCGGCCGCAGGATAGCAGCGAAGGCGGTGCGGATGGGGGCCGCTGCCTGGCTGATGACGGGCCTTCCCCTCTCGGCGCTCATGGCGCAGGAGCGGGGCGGCCTGCTGCGCGACGCGCTCGATCTGCCAGCGGACATCATGCTGAGCGGCTCGATCCGGGCGCGCTACGAAGCCCTGGACGGCCAGGCCCGGGCCGGCTTCGGCGCGAAGGACGATCTCGTCAGCGTGCGAACCACGCTGTTCGGCGAATATCGCGGCGATGGTTTCCGCGTCGGCGGCGAACTGTACGACAGCCGTGCCTATGGTGCCGATGCCGGCAGCGCGATCGGCACCGGCGAGGTCAACATACTGGAGCTGGTGCAGGCCTATGTCGTGGCGCAGGGCGTGGCGCTGCCGCCGCTCGGGGGGACGGCCGACATCCAGCTGGGCCGGTTCATGCTCAACCTCGGTTCGCGCCGGCTGATCGCCGCCGACGATTATCGCAACACCACCAACGGCTATAGCGGCGCGCGGATCGACTTTCGCGGCCGGGGCGGGATCGCCGCCACCGCGATCCTGGTCCTGCCGCAGCAGCGCCGACCGGACGACATCGCGTCGATCCGCGACAATCGCCGCGCCTTCGACCGCGAGAATTTCAACGTCAAGCTGTGGGGCGGGCTGATCGCGAGGCCGGGCCTGTTCGGCCGGACGATGGGCGAGCTCAGCTATTTCGGCCTCGCGGAGCGCGACCAGGCTGGGCGCCCGACGCGCAACCGTCATCTCCACACCGCCGGCGGTCGGCTGATCCGCGAACCCGCGACCGGCAGTTTCGACTATGAGGTGGAGGGCTTCTACCAGTTCGGCCATGTCCGTGCCTCGCTCGCGGCGGCGGCGGCACGGCTCGACGTGTCGGCCTGGTTCATTCATGCGGACGCCGGTTACAGCTTCCCCGGGCCGCTCAAGGCACGGCTGTCGATTGAATATGACCGGGCGAGCGGCGACGGGCGGGGCCCGGGCTTCGGGCGCTTCGACACGCTGTTCGGGATGCGCCGCGCCGATCTGGCGCCCGCCGGCATCTATGCCCAGATCGGCCGTGCCAATATCAGCACCCCCGGCATCCGGCTGGAGGTGGCGCCGACCAAGCGCCTTGACGCGTTCGTCGCCTGGCGGGCGATGTGGCTGGCCGAGCGCACCGATGCCTTCTCGACCAGCGGGGTGCGCGATCCCAGCGGTCGTTCGGGCAGCTTCGCCGGGCAGCAGCTGGAAGGGCGGCTGCGCTGGTGGGTGCTGCCCGCGCGGCTGCGCGCCGAGGCCAACGCCGCCTGGATCGCCAAGGGCCGCTTCCTCAGGCGCGCGCCCAACGCGCCGCGCACCGGCGACACCCATTATCTGTCGCTGGCGCTGACCGCGAGTTTCTGA